The Aestuariibaculum lutulentum genome segment CTGAAATTGCCTCTTTAGGGATTTATCCAATTTTAAGTCTAAAAAAACTAAATAGCTATAATGAAGCTATCAAAAAGGAACGTGTTAAGTTCTTAAAGATACTATCTTACATTTTTGTAGCACTGGTTTCCTTATTTTTCATCATTATAATTTTATCGCAATTCGGATTATACATCAACGCCAGATTAACCTATGTATTTTTCCTAGCAACCTCTATAACTGTTGTTCTTTTTAAAATTAAAACCTATCAAAACCCGGATTACGTTTCTGCTACAGCGATAACAAATGAAGCAGAAGAACAGAAATACTCGACTTCCAATTTAAGCGATTCTGATTTAAATAACTATAAAACCAAAATTGAATCTTATTTCAAATCTAACAAGCCTTATTTAGATCCTGAACTTACACTTCTGCAATTATCAAAACGATTAGACATTCCAAAACATCACGTTACTCAGGTATTAAATACAGGCTTCAATAAGAATTTCTACCAGTTTATTAATGAATATCGTGTGAATGCGGTGGTTCAAAAACTGTCAAATTCTAAACAAAACGAAAATATTATAGATATTGCTTTTAGTTGTGGGTTTAATTCAAAATCTACCTTCAATACCTACTTCAAAAAAGTAACCGGACAAACACCAAAATCGTTCAAACAAACCCTTTTTTTAGCGAGTTAACTTTTTGTTAATGAAGAACATTAAATTTCTTAACAAAACACAAATACCTATAAATCAATTAGTTATAGTAAAAATAAGTTCGAATTATTTAAGACGTACGTTTAAAACGTCCTTCTCAAGTACAACAAACCTTTTTCATTGGTATCGATATAATATTTGCATCAAAAATTAATCAAAACCAATTTTTAAATGAAAACAAAACAAACACTTTTAAACTATTTCGGACTACTATTAGTCTTTTGTTTAAGTGGACGTGCTATGGCACAAAATGCAGAAATTATAGGTTCTGTAAAAGATGAACTGGGAGCACTTCCTGGTGCAAACATTATTGTTAAAGGAACTACTAATGGTACCAACACAGATTTCGACGGGCATTTTAACATTACCAATGTAAACCCAGGAGAATTAACACTTGTTGTGTCATATATTGGATACAAAACTCAGGAAGTTGAAGTCGTTGCCAGAAAAAACGAACCTGTAAATATTGGAGACATTGCATTAAGCAGTGGAAATGAATTAGACCAGATTGTTATTCAGGGTAACAACTTACCAAATCAACAAAAAGCCTTAAACATCAAGAAAAACTCTATTGCTATTATGGAGGTTTTAGCTTCTGATGCTATTGGTAAATTACCAGACAGAAATGCCGCTGAAGCCGTACAACGTGTTTCTGGAGTTTCTATTGAACGTGACCACGGTGAAGGCCGTTACGTTATTGTGCGTGGTACACCAATCGCTTGGAACTCGACGTTAATGAATGGTGACCGTATGCCTTCAACCGAAGGAACATCAGATAATACCGGAGGAACACGCTCGGCGCCTTTAGATATTTTCCCTTCAGAAATGATTAAATATGTACAACTTTCTAAAGCGATTACCCCTGATATGGAAGGTGATGCGATTGGAGGTTCGGTTAACTTCATTACCAAAACAGCACCTTCTAAGAAAACCTTAAACGTTAACTTAGGTTACGGTTACAACAATCAGGCTCAAAAACCAATCCAGAGTGGATCTTTAGTTTATGGTGACCGCGTAGCAAACGGAAAAATAGGATTCTTAGTATCTGGAACCTACTGGAACAGGAACTGGGGTACAGATAACTACGAGTTAGTTTACGACCAGGATAACCAGGCGATTAACAACCTACAGTTACGCGATTATTTGGGCGCAAGAACCACAACAGGTTTAAACACAGGGTTAGAGTTTAAACCAAACGATAACAACACCTTATACTTAAGAAGTCTTTACACCAACTTCAAAGATGAAGAGTCTGCAGTAGAGCATATCTTTAACTTTGATGATAGCGATATGGATGTTCGTGTAAGACACGGTATTGTAGATATTAACATGCACGGTATCGAGTTTGGGGGTGACCATAAATTCAATAACGGAAAGTTCGATTTAGACTGGAAATTATCGACCTACTCAGCCGAAATGGGTAACAAAAAAGTAAAAGGTTCTGATGCCAATACCGATGCTTATTTAATGGCGACATTCTCTACTCCTGTTACTTATAACAACTTAACAAGCGACGGATACAAATTCTTAGATATAGATTCACCGGCTGGATACAACGGCGATCACTACGATAATATTCAACCGTATTTAGACGCTCCTGTTACAGCAGATCAACTACTACTAAACAACAAAATGGCTTATCCTGCCTTCAGTTTAGAAGACGATTACACCGCTAAATTAGATTTAACATACAACGCTAACGACAAATTAAGAATTAAAGTTGGTGGTAAGTTTAAAAGAATGGACTTAGAACGTGGTACTCCTTACACTTACAGCTTATATTTAGGAAATTACTACGGTGCTCCAATTGCGATGAGTGATTTTGAAACCAGAACATTCCCTTTAAAAGGTGGTTATTTATCGGAAATTGGAAGTCCGTACAACAACGTATTAGTTGAAAACACGATTCGCTTAGATCAAATCGATAATTTATTTACCGATGAATATGATGCGAACCCGTTATTCTACAACATCAAATTTGACGAAAACAACCCATCTTCAGCAGGTTCATTCTACTCAGGTTACGAGCAGGTCATGGCTGGTTATACTATGGCTGATTACGATTTAACAAGTAAGTTAAAAGTTATTGGAGGAGTTCGTTACGAACACACAAACTTAGAGTACAAAGGTCACTCTGTTGTAACCGATGCTGATGACAATACAACTATTGAAAAAGTAAAGAACAACAACGATTTTGGCTCTCTTTTACCAATGGTTCACTTAAAATATCAGGCTCAGGACAATTTAAACGTGAAGTTTGCCTATACCAGAACGATGGCGCGTGCTAACTTCTCTGAACTTAACCCTACAGAAACCATTAGTTTACTAACAACTCCAAACACTATTAGTCGTGGTAACATTAAATTAGAACCTACTTACTCGAATAACTTCGATTTAATTGGAGAATACTTCTTTGAAAATGTAGGGATTTTAAGTGGAGGTGCTTTCTATAAAGCCTTAGAAAATGTAATCTATACAGGAAGAAGTTTCCAGACTATCGATGGCAATTTATTTCAGGTTACACAACCACAAAACTCTGAAACAGGATGGTTAGCAGGTTTCGAATTAGGATTGTCTAAACGATTAACCTTCTTACCAGGTGTCTTAGGAGGATTAGGTGTTGAAGCGAATTATACGTTTGCTGATTCTGAAATGGAAGTACCAATGTATACAACCAATGCGTCTACAGGAGAAGTTGAAGTTTCAACAACGACAGAGAAAATTCCATCTCAGTCGAAACATATCTTTAATGCCTCGTTATTTTACGAAAAAGGACCTTTATCGTTCCGTTTAGCTGGAAACTATAAAGATGCATCTTTAGCTATGGTTCAAGGAAACCCAGAAAACTACCGCTGGTACGGTAAAAACCTAACTGTTGATTTTACAGCATCGGCAAACCTGACTAAAAACATGAAAGTTTACGTAGAGCTTAACAACTTAACAAACGAACCATTAAGATACTACCAAGGCGTTTCAGAAAGACCAGAGCAAACTGAGTACTACTCTATAAGAGGTTTATTCGGAATCAACTATCAAATATTTTAGTACTTATGTTAAGACAAACAATATTCAATCTATTAATTTCAGCAAGTTGTGCGGTTAGTTTAACCGCACAAACTTCAGAAAACAATAAATCCTACGAAACTCACGTAAATTTAGAAGGTGAAGACAACTTTAGAGATATGGGAGGTTTTATTGGAGCCGACGGAAAACGGGTATTATACCGAAAACTATTTCGTTCAGGAGAACTTTCAGCTTTAACCGATGCCGATCAGGAAACCATTAAACAATTAGGTTTAGAGCAAGTCATTGACTTGAGAACAGCCCATGAAGTTGAAGAAAAACCAGATCGCATTTCTTCCGACATTAAAATGTACTTCTATCCTCTAATGGCAAATGACCCATCTGGAAAAACAGTTAATGCAGAATCTTTTATCGCCGATGTGCTTTCCGGAAAATACAGTGCAAAAGAAAAAATGCTTGAATTTTATGGTACAATAGACACCCAAAAGAAAAAAGGTTTTGAAACTGTATTTAACTTATTAGAGACAGGCAAAACTACACTATGGCATTGCCAGGCAGGTCAAGACAGAGCTGGCATGACAGCCGCTTTAGTTTTATGGTCGTTAGGAGTAAATAGAGCCGACATCGTTAAAGATTATTTAGCAACTAAAACCTATCTTGCAAAATCTTACGAACAATATCACAATTATATTTCAACCAAATATGGTAAAGAAGCTTTAGAAAAACTAAAGAAAAACTTTGGTCCAAGTGAAGCTTTCATAAATGCCTTTTTAGATAACATAGAAAAGGAATATGGAAATGTTGATACTTTTCTTGAAACCATTCATGTCGACGTCAATAAAATGAGAACTAATTATTTAGAGTCATAAAACTCTATTTTCAAAAAATAAGTATCAAATCAAATGATAAATAAAAAACATATAAAAGGCCTGCTTAGTGTTGCCAGTATAGCCGTATTTGCGGCTTGTGCAGAGTATACAAAACCAGAACGACCAGAATACACTTTAAACGAAGTTATTTATGTCGATAAATTACCTGAAAAAGATTACCAATTAACTCTAAGAAGCAAAGGTAACTGGAATGTATATTCGGGTAACAGTTTTGAAACTATAAACTGGAAAGCTCCTGTAACACTTTCTAACGAAAACAAAATCATAACTATTAAAAACAGCACTCCTAACCAACGTTTAGCTTTTGCTGCAGTTAACG includes the following:
- a CDS encoding helix-turn-helix domain-containing protein, with translation MNYLISIIVFQAIFSFILLASQRNKDTFEKLISLFMFFISLHLSTKLTFLVFLKNNPVYYNVPTSFSFAYGPILYLATTSLKEKITLKSILLHFSPFVVSTISFIVILFQISFYDNHGFLDIYEVFILSEIASLGIYPILSLKKLNSYNEAIKKERVKFLKILSYIFVALVSLFFIIIILSQFGLYINARLTYVFFLATSITVVLFKIKTYQNPDYVSATAITNEAEEQKYSTSNLSDSDLNNYKTKIESYFKSNKPYLDPELTLLQLSKRLDIPKHHVTQVLNTGFNKNFYQFINEYRVNAVVQKLSNSKQNENIIDIAFSCGFNSKSTFNTYFKKVTGQTPKSFKQTLFLAS
- a CDS encoding TonB-dependent receptor; protein product: MKTKQTLLNYFGLLLVFCLSGRAMAQNAEIIGSVKDELGALPGANIIVKGTTNGTNTDFDGHFNITNVNPGELTLVVSYIGYKTQEVEVVARKNEPVNIGDIALSSGNELDQIVIQGNNLPNQQKALNIKKNSIAIMEVLASDAIGKLPDRNAAEAVQRVSGVSIERDHGEGRYVIVRGTPIAWNSTLMNGDRMPSTEGTSDNTGGTRSAPLDIFPSEMIKYVQLSKAITPDMEGDAIGGSVNFITKTAPSKKTLNVNLGYGYNNQAQKPIQSGSLVYGDRVANGKIGFLVSGTYWNRNWGTDNYELVYDQDNQAINNLQLRDYLGARTTTGLNTGLEFKPNDNNTLYLRSLYTNFKDEESAVEHIFNFDDSDMDVRVRHGIVDINMHGIEFGGDHKFNNGKFDLDWKLSTYSAEMGNKKVKGSDANTDAYLMATFSTPVTYNNLTSDGYKFLDIDSPAGYNGDHYDNIQPYLDAPVTADQLLLNNKMAYPAFSLEDDYTAKLDLTYNANDKLRIKVGGKFKRMDLERGTPYTYSLYLGNYYGAPIAMSDFETRTFPLKGGYLSEIGSPYNNVLVENTIRLDQIDNLFTDEYDANPLFYNIKFDENNPSSAGSFYSGYEQVMAGYTMADYDLTSKLKVIGGVRYEHTNLEYKGHSVVTDADDNTTIEKVKNNNDFGSLLPMVHLKYQAQDNLNVKFAYTRTMARANFSELNPTETISLLTTPNTISRGNIKLEPTYSNNFDLIGEYFFENVGILSGGAFYKALENVIYTGRSFQTIDGNLFQVTQPQNSETGWLAGFELGLSKRLTFLPGVLGGLGVEANYTFADSEMEVPMYTTNASTGEVEVSTTTEKIPSQSKHIFNASLFYEKGPLSFRLAGNYKDASLAMVQGNPENYRWYGKNLTVDFTASANLTKNMKVYVELNNLTNEPLRYYQGVSERPEQTEYYSIRGLFGINYQIF
- a CDS encoding tyrosine-protein phosphatase, producing MLRQTIFNLLISASCAVSLTAQTSENNKSYETHVNLEGEDNFRDMGGFIGADGKRVLYRKLFRSGELSALTDADQETIKQLGLEQVIDLRTAHEVEEKPDRISSDIKMYFYPLMANDPSGKTVNAESFIADVLSGKYSAKEKMLEFYGTIDTQKKKGFETVFNLLETGKTTLWHCQAGQDRAGMTAALVLWSLGVNRADIVKDYLATKTYLAKSYEQYHNYISTKYGKEALEKLKKNFGPSEAFINAFLDNIEKEYGNVDTFLETIHVDVNKMRTNYLES